The following proteins are encoded in a genomic region of Musa acuminata AAA Group cultivar baxijiao chromosome BXJ2-11, Cavendish_Baxijiao_AAA, whole genome shotgun sequence:
- the LOC135627251 gene encoding RNA-binding protein 1-like: MADAYWRYADARHQAAAQAAAQAAVVVPTPQPALKRPRSDYADMPGGSEMLGYYTHDEERTGYRVIRDTETVEASYDRYLRNGISSYGAGEPVRPVAGGITARPVDDRRVMGVAGMDRSGYGGGRMEPPLPPDASNTLFVEGLPSDCMRREVSHIFRPFVGFQEVRLVTKDSRHPGQDPLVLCFVDFVTPAQAAVALEALQGYKFDENDRESSNLRLQFARFPPRSSGGHRGRR; encoded by the exons ATGGCGGACGCGTACTGGCGGTATGCGGACGCGCGCCACCAAGCGGCGGCGCAGGCGGCGGCGCAGGCGGCGGTTGTCGTGCCCACTCCCCAGCCTGCCCTCAAACGGCCTCGCTCTGACTACGCTG ATATGCCTGGAGGTTCGGAGATGCTTGGTTATTACACTCATGATGAAGAGAGGACTGGATACCGTGTAATTAGGGATACTGAAACAGTTGAAGCTTCCTATGATCGTTACCTACGAAACGGG ATTTCATCTTATGGCGCTGGAGAACCCGTTAGGCCTGTTGCTGGAGGAATTACTGCTCGCCCTGTTGATGATCGGCGAGTAATGGGTGTTGCAGGTATGGATCGGAGTGGATATGGTGGTGGGAGGATGGAACCACCTCTTCCTCCAGATGCCTCAAACACATTATTTGTTGAGGGCCTCCCTTCAGACTGTATGCGCAGAGAGGTCTCTC atATATTTCGTCCTTTTGTTGGGTTCCAGGAAGTCAGGCTTGTGACGAAGGATTCCAGACAT CCTGGGCAAGATCCACTTGTCCTATGCTTCGTTGATTTTGTCACCCCTGCTCAAGCTGCTGTTGCGTTGGAAGCCTTGCAAG GTTACAAATTTGACGAAAATGATCGAGAATCATCAAACTTGAGGCTGCAGTTTGCTCGCTTTCCTCCAAGGTCTTCAGGTGGGCATCGTGGAAGACGTTGA
- the LOC135627043 gene encoding E3 ubiquitin-protein ligase PUB23-like — protein MEGVEVPPYFLCPISLEIMRDPVTLSTGITYDRESIERWIFSDKHEICPVTKQALTNLDVTPNHTLRRLIQAWCSANASDGVERFPTPRPPVDMTQIAALLDEAKLPQTQMTALRRLKAIASESDRNKRFVEASGAVDVLASIMEKSIHGSTGVLEEELIVCDGLESASAPDEALAILCSLQLSEKSLLGLIHRDVNFVELLTKVLGRSSYRIRAYSLLLLKSLVSVIAPARALSLREEFFEELAKVVRDEISHQATKAALQVLAAVIPWGNNRLKAVKAGAVRMLIEQLLDEPEKRTCEMIMVILCQLCGCAEGRAELVEHAAGIAVVSKKIHRVSRLVSRMAVKILCSVAKSSPSPAVLQEMLQLGAVSKMCYVLQMDCDAQVRERVREILRLHSKAWRNSPCLAPPLKASYPPPPST, from the coding sequence ATGGAGGGAGTGGAAGTCCCGCCTTACTTCTTGTGTCCTATATCGCTCGAGATCATGAGAGATCCGGTGACCCTTTCCACCGGCATCACCTACGACCGGGAGAGCATCGAGAGGTGGATCTTCTCCGACAAGCATGAGATCTGCCCGGTCACCAAGCAAGCGTTGACGAACCTCGACGTCACGCCCAACCACACTCTCCGGCGGCTCATCCAGGCCTGGTGCTCAGCCAATGCCTCCGACGGCGTGGAGCGCTTCCCCACCCCGCGTCCCCCGGTCGACATGACCCAGATCGCGGCCCTCCTCGACGAAGCCAAGCTGCCGCAGACACAGATGACCGCGCTCCGAAGACTCAAGGCTATCGCATCGGAGAGCGACCGCAACAAACGCTTTGTCGAGGCTTCGGGTGCTGTCGACGTTTTAGCCTCGATCATGGAGAAAAGCATCCACGGCTCGACAGGTGTTCTCGAGGAAGAACTTATAGTGTGCGATGGATTGGAGTCTGCAAGTGCTCCCGATGAAGCCCTCGCCATATTGTGCTCTCTCCAACTCTCGGAGAAAAGCCTCCTCGGTTTGATCCATAGGGACGTCAACTTCGTTGAACTGTTGACCAAAGTGTTGGGGCGATCGAGCTACCGAATCCGAGCTTACTCGTTGCTACTCCTCAAATCCCTTGTGTCGGTGATCGCTCCGGCCCGTGCATTGTCTTTAAGGGAAGAGTTCTTCGAAGAGCTCGCGAAGGTCGTACGAGACGAGATCTCACACCAAGCCACGAAGGCAGCACTGCAAGTTCTGGCCGCTGTTATCCCCTGGGGGAACAACAGGTTAAAGGCAGTGAAAGCCGGGGCAGTGCGAATGTTGATCGAGCAACTGCTCGATGAACCAGAGAAGAGAACGTGTGAGATGATCATGGTAATTCTATGTCAGCTGTGTGGTTGCGCAGAAGGGAGAGCCGAGTTGGTCGAGCACGCAGCAGGGATCGCAGTGGTGTCGAAGAAGATACATAGGGTGTCGCGGCTGGTGAGCAGGATGGCGGTGAAGATACTGTGCTCGGTGGCGAAGTCTTCGCCATCTCCGGCGGTGCTGCAGGAGATGTTACAGCTCGGAGCTGTTTCCAAGATGTGTTATGTGCTGCAGATGGATTGTGATGCGCAGGTCAGGGAGAGGGTTAGGGAGATATTGAGGTTACACTCCAAGGCTTGGAGGAATTCTCCCTGTTTAGCACCTCCTTTGAAGGCTTCATATCCCCCTCCTCCCTCTACATGA